The Parus major isolate Abel chromosome 4, Parus_major1.1, whole genome shotgun sequence genome has a window encoding:
- the UGDH gene encoding UDP-glucose 6-dehydrogenase isoform X2 produces MGKGRAADLKYIEACARRIVQNSNGYKIVTEKSTVPVRAAESIRRIFDANTKPNLDLQVLSNPEFLAEGTAIKDLKNPDRVLIGGDDSPEGQKAVRALCAVYEHWVPKEKILTTNTWSSELSKLAANAFLAQRISSINSISALCEATGADVEEVARAIGTDQRIGNKFLKASVGFGGSCFQKDVLNLVYLCEALNLPEVARYWQQVIDMNDYQRRRFASRIIDSLFNTVADKKIAILGFAFKKDTGDTRESSSIYISKYLMDEGAKLHIYDPKVPEEQIILDLSQLGVSEDNQVSRLVTISKDPYEACDGAHALVICTEWDMFKELDYERIHKKMLKPAFIFDGRRVLDDLHNELQVIGFQIETIGKKVSAKRIPFASSCEIPKFSLQDPPVKKPRV; encoded by the exons ATGGGAAAAGGCCGAGCAGCTGATCTGAAATACATTGAAGCTTGCGCTAGAAGAATTGTACAGAATTCAAATGGCTATAAAATTGTCACTGAGAAAAGCACAGTTCCAGTGCGTGCTGCAGAGAGCATTCGTCGAATATTTGATGCTAATACTAAGCCTAATTTGGATTTGCAG GTGCTGTCTAACCCAGAGTTCCTTGCTGAAGGAACAGCCATCAAGGACCTGAAGAACCCGGACAGAGTGCTTATTGGTGGAGATGATTCTCCAGAGGGACAGAAAGCTGTCCgtgctctgtgtgctgtttATGAGCACTGGGTGCCCAAAGAAAAAATCCTCACAACCAATACCTGGTCATCAGAACTTTCTAAACTG GCAGCTAATGCTTTCCTTGCCCAAAGAATCAGCAGCATTAACTCAATCAGTGCTCTGTGTGAAGCTACAGGAGCAGATGTTGAAGAAGTAGCAAGAGCTATTGGAACAGACCAAAGaattggaaataaatttctcaAAGCCAGTGTTg GGTTTGGAGGTAGCTGTTTTCAGAAGGATGTCTTGAACTTAGTGTACCTCTGTGAGGCACTGAACTTACCTGAGGTGGCTCGCTACTGGCAGCAG GTAATAGACATGAATGATTATCAGAGAAGAAGATTTGCTTCCCGCATTATTGACAGCTTGTTTAATACTGTTGCTGACAAGAAGATTGCtattttggggtttgctttCAAAAAGGATACTGGGGACACAAG AGAGTCATCCAGTATCTACATTAGCAAGTATTTAATGGATGAAGGAGCAAAGCTGCATATCTATGACCCTAAAGTACCTGAGGAACAAATCATCTTAGATCTCTCACAACTGGGTGTCTCAGAAGATAACCAAG TATCTCGGTTGGTCACTATCAGTAAAGATCCCTATGAAGCCTGTGATGGCGCTCATGCCCTTGTAATTTGCACTGAATGGGATATGTTTAAG GAGTTGGATTATGAGCGTATTCATAAGAAAATGCTCAAGCCTGCTTTTATCTTTGATGGTAGGAGAGTTCTAGATGATCTTCACAATGAGCTACAAGTCATTGGCTTCCAG attgAAACAATTGGGAAGAAGGTGTCAGCCAAAAGAATTCCTTTTGCTTCTTCATGTGAAATTCCTAAATTCAGCCTGCAGGATCCACCTGTCAAAAAGCCTAGAGTATAA
- the UGDH gene encoding UDP-glucose 6-dehydrogenase isoform X1 yields MFEIKKICCIGAGYVGGPTCSVIAQMCPHIKVTVVDVNEARINAWNSDTLPIYEPGLQEVVESCRGKNLFFSTSIDDAIREADLVFISVNTPTKTYGMGKGRAADLKYIEACARRIVQNSNGYKIVTEKSTVPVRAAESIRRIFDANTKPNLDLQVLSNPEFLAEGTAIKDLKNPDRVLIGGDDSPEGQKAVRALCAVYEHWVPKEKILTTNTWSSELSKLAANAFLAQRISSINSISALCEATGADVEEVARAIGTDQRIGNKFLKASVGFGGSCFQKDVLNLVYLCEALNLPEVARYWQQVIDMNDYQRRRFASRIIDSLFNTVADKKIAILGFAFKKDTGDTRESSSIYISKYLMDEGAKLHIYDPKVPEEQIILDLSQLGVSEDNQVSRLVTISKDPYEACDGAHALVICTEWDMFKELDYERIHKKMLKPAFIFDGRRVLDDLHNELQVIGFQIETIGKKVSAKRIPFASSCEIPKFSLQDPPVKKPRV; encoded by the exons ATGTTTGAAATTAAGAAGATTTGCTGCATTGGTGCTGGTTATGTTGGTGGGCCAACCTGTAGTGTTATTGCACAGATGTGCCCCCATATCAAAGTTACTGTTGTGGATGTCAATGAGGCCAGAATCAATGCCTGGAATTCAGACACACTCCCAATCTACGAG CCAGGGTTACAAGAAGTAGTAGAATCCTGTCGAGGAAAAAACCTCTTCTTTTCCACCAGTATTGATGATGCTATTAGAGAAGCTGatcttgtatttatttct GTTAATACACCAACAAAGACTTATGGAATGGGAAAAGGCCGAGCAGCTGATCTGAAATACATTGAAGCTTGCGCTAGAAGAATTGTACAGAATTCAAATGGCTATAAAATTGTCACTGAGAAAAGCACAGTTCCAGTGCGTGCTGCAGAGAGCATTCGTCGAATATTTGATGCTAATACTAAGCCTAATTTGGATTTGCAG GTGCTGTCTAACCCAGAGTTCCTTGCTGAAGGAACAGCCATCAAGGACCTGAAGAACCCGGACAGAGTGCTTATTGGTGGAGATGATTCTCCAGAGGGACAGAAAGCTGTCCgtgctctgtgtgctgtttATGAGCACTGGGTGCCCAAAGAAAAAATCCTCACAACCAATACCTGGTCATCAGAACTTTCTAAACTG GCAGCTAATGCTTTCCTTGCCCAAAGAATCAGCAGCATTAACTCAATCAGTGCTCTGTGTGAAGCTACAGGAGCAGATGTTGAAGAAGTAGCAAGAGCTATTGGAACAGACCAAAGaattggaaataaatttctcaAAGCCAGTGTTg GGTTTGGAGGTAGCTGTTTTCAGAAGGATGTCTTGAACTTAGTGTACCTCTGTGAGGCACTGAACTTACCTGAGGTGGCTCGCTACTGGCAGCAG GTAATAGACATGAATGATTATCAGAGAAGAAGATTTGCTTCCCGCATTATTGACAGCTTGTTTAATACTGTTGCTGACAAGAAGATTGCtattttggggtttgctttCAAAAAGGATACTGGGGACACAAG AGAGTCATCCAGTATCTACATTAGCAAGTATTTAATGGATGAAGGAGCAAAGCTGCATATCTATGACCCTAAAGTACCTGAGGAACAAATCATCTTAGATCTCTCACAACTGGGTGTCTCAGAAGATAACCAAG TATCTCGGTTGGTCACTATCAGTAAAGATCCCTATGAAGCCTGTGATGGCGCTCATGCCCTTGTAATTTGCACTGAATGGGATATGTTTAAG GAGTTGGATTATGAGCGTATTCATAAGAAAATGCTCAAGCCTGCTTTTATCTTTGATGGTAGGAGAGTTCTAGATGATCTTCACAATGAGCTACAAGTCATTGGCTTCCAG attgAAACAATTGGGAAGAAGGTGTCAGCCAAAAGAATTCCTTTTGCTTCTTCATGTGAAATTCCTAAATTCAGCCTGCAGGATCCACCTGTCAAAAAGCCTAGAGTATAA